AACTCCTTGCTTTCCATTGGCAACCGGGCAACCATACTTTGATATTCATCATGCATACGCGGTAAATCTGCTTTTGAATTTGCAAGCAACACGCCAAAAAAACCTCCCCTGTACCCTTTATCTTTACGGTAATCAGTTTTTGATACAGTATAGGGCAGGTAGATGTCGCCATAGGTCATATAACTGGTTATAGGTACATTTTTTACCACGCCGGTTACCCTGTATTTCACGTTATCGGCCTCGAAGTACTTGCCTACAACCGAGGGTACATCGCCGAAGTATTGCTGTTTCATATCCTCTGATATGATCACTACTTTATCGGCATTATCAACCTGTTGTTTATTAAAAGCTTTGCCTTCAATAAAATCGTATTCCATAATATCCCAATAGGCATCATTGGTGTATTTATAGTTTACAGCAATCTTTTTATTGTTAACATAAGTATTTGTGCCGCTGAATATAGAGGAAATGCCCACCTTAACAGGCGTTTTTAAACTACCTGCATAGTGGCTTAAAAAATAGTAAGATAAAGGCCCCGAGCTTTGCCCGCCGGTTTTGTTTATCTCCTGCATTCTTGAAATATACAACGATCGATCGCGTTTCCTGTCGGGATAGCTGTCGCCGGCAATTTTATCTATAAAGGCGGTAAGTACCAGCAGTATGGTAAGGGTAAAGCTGATACCAAACAGGCTGATAAAGGTGAAAAACTTTCTTCGCCTTAACACCGCTATGGCTATTTTAAAATAATTTTTAAGCATGACTGATTGTTTAAGCGGTTAATTATTGAACTTGCGAACCATCAAACAGGCGTACCAAACGGTGAGTTTTGT
The genomic region above belongs to Mucilaginibacter sp. KACC 22773 and contains:
- a CDS encoding ABC transporter permease, with the translated sequence MLKNYFKIAIAVLRRRKFFTFISLFGISFTLTILLVLTAFIDKIAGDSYPDRKRDRSLYISRMQEINKTGGQSSGPLSYYFLSHYAGSLKTPVKVGISSIFSGTNTYVNNKKIAVNYKYTNDAYWDIMEYDFIEGKAFNKQQVDNADKVVIISEDMKQQYFGDVPSVVGKYFEADNVKYRVTGVVKNVPITSYMTYGDIYLPYTVSKTDYRKDKGYRGGFFGVLLANSKADLPRMHDEYQSMVARLPMESKEFDKIFSHADPYIVSYVDTGNEKSSGVMIVLTTIGIFALLVMMLPTLNLVNINITRIMERSSEIGVRKAFGASSGTLVYQFIVENIILTLLGGFIGVILSFVAIQVLNGMNLIPNLVLSINFTVLAIGLLICFLFGLISGVYPAWRMSKLNVVTALKAS